The Pleurodeles waltl isolate 20211129_DDA chromosome 7, aPleWal1.hap1.20221129, whole genome shotgun sequence genome includes a region encoding these proteins:
- the LOC138246428 gene encoding serine protease inhibitor swm-1-like, whose amino-acid sequence MTGSSSSPLLLRQALSVLFMSLLVAPHLTLADDVVCPANSSVRCQRTCRATCEELNQINIPVCTKICTTGCECNEGYIFKTSEKKECVRYDQCQVKCPDLMHYEPCPPNPHATCEKPEETSSTPQRCDPWCVCNKGYVYRSNQDRTCVPKEKCP is encoded by the exons ATGACAGGCTCCAGCTCATCTCCACTGCTACTGAGGCAGG CTCTGTCTGTCCTCTTTATGAGTCTACTTGTGGCCCCTCATCTAACTCTAGCAGATG ATGTCGTCTGCCCAGCCAATAGCTCAGTTCGGTGCCAGAGGACCTGCCGAGCAACCTGTGAGGAACTCAACCAAATTAACATCCCTGTCTGCACAAAAATCTGCACAACGGGCTGTGAATGCAATGAGGGTTACATTTTTAAAACCAGTGAAAAGAAGGAGTGTGTGCGCTATGACCAGTGCCAGGTTAAGTGCCCAGACCTCATGCATTACGAACCGTGTCCACCTAATCCTCATGCAACCTGTGAGAAGCCCGAAGAGACCTCCAGCACACCACAAAGATGTGACCCCTGGTGCGTCTGCAATAAGGGCTACGTGTACCGCTCTAATCAAGATCGCACATGTGTGCCCAAGGAAAAGTGCCCCTGA